A part of Aegilops tauschii subsp. strangulata cultivar AL8/78 chromosome 2, Aet v6.0, whole genome shotgun sequence genomic DNA contains:
- the LOC109759592 gene encoding U-box domain-containing protein 1, with the protein MDSDASVSPRRRSCYSDSGDSSCSEPFSECGSDDLSFTPAAAAGIHRLLLSCAAEASDGSISELVAELESPSASVDSLRRAAMELRLLAKHNPDNRIRIAASGAVRPLVALLSHADPLLQEHGVTALLNLSICDENKAVMVEAGAIRPLVRALKSAASPAARENAACALLRLSQLDGAAAAAVGRAGAVPLLVSLLETGGARGKKDAATALYALCSSARENRLRAVEAGAVRPLLDLMSDPESGMVDKAAYVLHSLVGFAEGRSATVEEGGIPVLVEMVEVGTSRQKEIATLSLLQICDENAAYRTMVAREGAIPPLVALSQSSSARPKLKTKAEALIEMLRQPRSASLRATRPAAIVAAE; encoded by the exons ATGGACTCGGACGCCTCCGTGTCCCCGCGGCGGCGGAGCTGCTACAGCGACAGCGGCGACTCCTCCTGCTCCGAGCCCTTCAGCGAGTGCGGCAGCGACGACCTCTCCTTcacacccgccgccgccgcgggcaTCCACCGCCTGCTGCTCTCCTGCGCGGCCGAGGCGTCCGACGGCTCCATCTCCGAGCTCGTGGCCGAGCTCGAGTCGCCCTCGGCGTCGGTCGACTCGCTCCGCCGCGCGGCCATGGAGCTGCGCCTGCTCGCCAAGCACAACCCGGACAACCGCATCCGCATCGCGGCGTCCGGGGCGGTGCGGCCGCTCGTGGCGCTGCTGTCGCACGCCGACCCGCTGCTGCAGGAGCACGGGGTAACGGCGCTGCTCAACCTCTCCATCTGCGACGAGAACAAAGCCGTGATGGTCGAGGCCGGCGCGATACGGCCGCTGGTGCGCGCGCTCAAGTCGGCCGCGTCGCCCGCGGCCAGGGAGAACGCCGCCTGCGCGCTGCTCCGCCTCTCCCAGCtcgacggcgccgccgccgccgccgtcggccgCGCGGGCGCCGTGCCGCTGCTGGTGTCCCTCCTCGAGaccggcggcgcgcgcgggaaGAAGGACGCCGCCACGGCGCTCTACGCGCTCTGCAGCAGCGCGCGCGAGAACCGCCTGCGCGCCGTCGAGGCCGGCGCCGTGCGTCCCTTGCTGGACCTCATGTCGGACCCCGAGTCCGGCATGGTGGACAAGGCCGCCTACGTGCTCCACTCCCTGGTGGGCTTCGCCGAGGGCCGCTCCGCCACCGTGGAGGAGGGCGGCATCCCCGTGCTGGTGGAGATGGTGGAGGTCGGGACCTCGCGGCAGAAGGAGATCGCCACGCTCTCCCTCCTCCAGATCTGCGACGAGAACGCCGCGTACCGCACCATGGTCGCCCGCGAGGGCGCCATCCCTCCCCTCGTCGCGCTCTCCCAGTCCTCCTCCGCACGCCCCAAGCTCAAAACCAAG GCTGAGGCGCTGATCGAGATGCTGCGGCAACCGCGAAGCGCGAGCCTGCGAGCCACCAGGCCGGCGGCGATCGTTGCGGCGGAGTGA
- the LOC141040832 gene encoding uncharacterized protein produces MERIIKKYEEWLKEEKNKFIGLDLEYTCKSSYIRQGIAVVQLAMREHVLVYHYCRSERSQASERSQALVDFLQRKAVTFTSVDTRNDKTMLARAWIKTPDEHHVDIQRQFCIKGGGERDSMADLAAAIIDPSYKNMKKSFPKEKHQFWEWKPLSPIHLEYAAKDGYVSYELYRRILIIKNGLHHLHQQPMKERLRPRKSNDEGSSSGWKRRKGNSGW; encoded by the exons ATGGAGCGGATCATCAAAAAGTACGAAGAATGGCTAAAGGAGGAGAAGAACAAGTTCATCGGCCTCGACCTCGAGTACACATGTAAGAGCAGTTACATACGACAAGGGATCGCCGTCGTCCAACTTGCCATGCGCGAGCATGTCCTTGTATACCACTACTGCAGATCCGAGCGCTCCCAGGC ATCCGAGCGCTCCCAGGCGTTAGTTGACTTCCTGCAACGGAAAGCGGTAACTTTCACTAGCGTCGACACCAGGAACGACAAGACCATGCTTGCCCGTGCATGGATCAAAACTCCAGACGAGCACCACGTTGACATCCAGAGGCAATTCTGCATCAAGGGTGGTGGAGAAAGGGACTCCATGGCTGACCTTGCagcggccatcatcgacccctcaTACAAGAACATGAAGAAATCATTCCCAAAGGAGAAGCACCAGTTCTGGGAGTGGAAGCCACTTTCCCCGATACACCTTGAATACGCGGCAAAGGACGGGTATGTTAGCTACGAGTTGTACCGTAGAATCCTAATCATCAAGAACGggctacatcacctccaccaacAACCAATGAAAGAAAGACTCCGCCCACGTAAGAGCAATGACGAGGgatcttccagcggctggaagcGCCGGAAGGGAAACAGTGGTTGGTAA